The Desulfobacterales bacterium genome includes a window with the following:
- a CDS encoding aspartate-semialdehyde dehydrogenase — MAKKRLNIAVVGATGAVGNQMITCLEDRNFPVKSIKFLASQRSVGRKLRFKGDLVDVQELTKDAFKGVDIALFSAGGGTSLHFAPFAAKAGCVVIDNSSAWRMDPDVPLVVPEVNPSAVAQYTTKGIIANPNCSTIQMVVALYPIHEKYKIKRIVVSTYQAVSGTGKKAIDELLDQTRAMINFLEYKKEVYPHRIAFNCLPHIDVFLENGYTKEEMKMVHETRKIMGDESINVTATTVRVPVFFGHSESVNVETEKPLTIEAVKKLLEKAPGVKVMDDPAKKLYPMPIDAAGQDLTMVGRIRRDESIPNGINMWVVADNIRKGAATNAVQIAEILASDYL; from the coding sequence ATGGCAAAAAAAAGGCTTAATATTGCTGTGGTAGGGGCTACCGGTGCGGTCGGCAATCAAATGATAACCTGTCTGGAAGATCGAAACTTTCCGGTCAAGTCCATCAAGTTTCTTGCTTCTCAGCGTTCGGTCGGTCGCAAGCTTCGTTTCAAAGGCGATCTGGTTGATGTCCAGGAGTTAACGAAGGATGCTTTCAAGGGGGTTGATATCGCCCTTTTTTCGGCAGGAGGAGGAACCAGTTTGCATTTTGCGCCTTTTGCCGCAAAAGCCGGTTGCGTCGTGATTGACAATTCAAGTGCCTGGCGAATGGATCCGGATGTTCCGCTGGTGGTACCGGAGGTCAACCCATCGGCTGTGGCGCAATACACAACAAAAGGAATTATTGCAAATCCGAATTGTTCGACCATCCAAATGGTGGTTGCCCTTTACCCCATCCATGAAAAATACAAAATTAAAAGAATCGTTGTCTCAACATATCAAGCCGTATCGGGTACCGGCAAGAAAGCGATCGACGAACTTCTCGATCAAACGCGCGCAATGATTAATTTTCTGGAGTATAAAAAGGAAGTTTATCCGCATCGGATTGCGTTTAATTGTCTGCCGCATATCGACGTGTTTCTTGAAAATGGCTACACCAAAGAAGAAATGAAAATGGTACATGAGACCCGGAAAATCATGGGTGATGAATCCATTAATGTTACGGCCACAACCGTAAGGGTTCCCGTCTTTTTCGGCCATTCAGAATCCGTTAATGTGGAGACTGAAAAACCGCTGACGATTGAAGCTGTAAAAAAACTCCTTGAAAAAGCGCCGGGGGTAAAGGTCATGGACGACCCTGCCAAGAAGCTGTATCCGATGCCGATTGATGCGGCCGGGCAGGACCTGACAATGGTGGGTCGAATTCGAAGAGATGAATCGATTCCCAACGGTATTAATATGTGGGTTGTGGCCGATAACATCAGAAAAGGGGCTGCAACCAACGCAGTTCAAATTGCCGAGATACTGGCCAGT